The genomic stretch ccatctctactaaaaatacaaacattacccgggcgtggtggcgggcacctgtaaacccagctagtggagcggctgaggcaggagaatcattttgaacccaggaggcagaggctgcattgagctgagatcgaaccactacactccaacctgggtgacagagcgagactctgtctcaccaaaaaaaaaaaaaaaaagaaagaaaaagaaagaaaaagaaaaaagaaaagaaacagagaacatGAATCCACTGTAGCTGGGTGGGAACATCTGTACTCTCCTGTCTCCTCAATCTCCTTCCTAAAAGGTCAGACTTAGATTTTCCTGAGCCCAGTCTTCTCTCTTTTACATTAAAGGCCAGAAACTCCACTGCTCACAGGGGCCAGTCAGGTGGCTAAAATGACTGTGACAGGTAGGGACAGTCTGGCCACTAGGGAGTGACCCCCCCACCCATTCCCAACACCCCCCACCTGGGCCAAGCAGCAGCTGTTTCTCAGCTCTAGCCTAACCCCACCCCATGGAAATGGAACCCAGTGTTACCAAAGTTTTTGAAAGAAACCAGAAATCCAAATCATTATGTGAAGTCTCCCCATGTTTAAACTTTGACAATTAATTcatactcttaaaaaaaaaaaaaatagagtgtcTCAAAAACCCATCCTCCAATCACCAATCGCAGCTTCTGCCGGGGGTGTGTCTGCATGGGTTGTCCACctgtccttcctcccctcccttccagtCCAGCCCCCTCTACTCTAGAGGTGCCTGTGCTACTCAGGTATCCAAGCAGCCTGGCCAGGGGTTCCCCTGCAAGAGGGAAGGGtaggcagggaggaaggagggaggggttCTGCGCCCcagctgtgtttttgtttgtgcgGGAGAGACTAATGCCTGTCACCCCTGAGGCTCTCGGCCAGTGCTGGTTCCTTTCTCTGGGTGCCCTTCCTCTTGGGACCTCTTAGCTCCACCTCACTCCTCATTCCATGTGCCCTCTAGGAGTCAATCTACTCTCCCCTTAACCTTCCCCATCTCAAAGGGGAAAGTGAGGTTCAGGACCTGCTCGGGTCTATATGTTGAAACAGCAAAGAAGCCCGTCCCCTCTGCTCAACCTCAATCTCAGCTGCTCCAGATTCTCCCCCTCTTTTCAGgtctcctctgtcctccctcctccacccccagtgtgtttagtttttgtttttagcaccGGCCTAAATGCTTCCTCAGTGGCCAGCATCACTGTTTCCCCAGCTCACAGAGCGGAGGTTTAGCTTTCTTCCCTATAGCCCTCTCCGACGAAGATGTCCAGCCCTTACCTTGTTTATGGCATCCCAGTTGATGAAACCCAGCTTGGATTTAAAATTCTAtggaggaaacaaaaagaagaatgGCCAAATTGAGTCATAAGGTAATTGGCCGAGAGAGGTCAAGGGCCACTGCTGACTGTTGGTTTAGAAAGAGGACCCCAGACTGTGGGGCCAAGGGCAGGGGTTGGTTTTCCAAATGCGAGTGAACAGAGCCATCTCACAGAACTCACCTTCCAGAAAGTGTCAAAGTTAAACATCCCAGGAGACGTCTCAGAGTTCTATGAAACCAAGGAGATATGGGATGAGAGAAGAACCCACTTTGTGAGCCCGAGTCGGGAGATCTGAGTGGCAGGAGGGGAGGCGAGGATTGCGTGACACCGTGGTCCCAGCCCACGGTGGAGTGTTGCCTCCACTCACCACAGTATTGACTCCACCAACAGCGTCACCTCCTCCACTGCCCCAGCTCGACCCTTGCCCCTGGGTGGGGAAAAGGGGGACCGATGTCCAAGGCTTATGCTTCCTATCATGCCTGCCACCTGTCAACCTGCCCCGGATTGCTTCATCCCCACCTCGGTCCAGGCTTCCTGTCCTCCTCTCTATAAAGCTGCCTTCTCTTCCTTACACAGCACCAAAAATTCACCTGGGAAAGCCTTCTTAGAATGGCTTGCTCCCATGGAACCCCACCCAGTCCCCTGAATCTCAATATTCAGACTCTTGCCTCCATCCTGGTCTGTCCCCAAAACACCTCAAGTAAATGAGATTAGCTAACGTGTAGTCCCACGGCACGCCAAGCACCATGCCTTATGTAGCATCTGTCTCCAGAGTCTGGACTCCACAACACTTTGGTCTGGTGGTGACATGGAAAGCTGTACAGTAACTGAAGGCTGCGTGAGTCAGGCTTCACTGTCCTCATTTTACTGGAGGAAGCTCAGGCTCGGAGAGGTTAGCTGACTTGCCTGAAGATACACAGATGACATGATAGAGCTGGTGgtgtttttaatatatatcttaaatttttttgaggctgggcatggtgggtcacgcctgtaatcccagcactttgagaggccgaggcgggtggatcacctgaggtcaggagttcgaaaacagcctggccaacatagtgaaaccccatctctactaaaaatacaaaattagtcaggcatggtggcacatgcctgtaatcccagctacttgggaggctgaggcatgtaatcctagctacctagGATTACATTACAGGAtcacattacaggtgtgagccactgcacatggcctattattttctttttaaaaagtagagacagggtcttcctatgttgctcaggctggtctcaaacttctggactcaaatgatccccacacctcagcctcccaaagtgctgggattacagtcatgctgGTGCCTGGCCAGAGCTGGCTTTCGAAACCTCATCTTCTACCTCAAAGCTCAGTGACTTTCTCCTTCTCAACACTGCCTCCCTAAGTATGGAAATCCCCTTGACCATTCTTCTGTtacttttatctgttttttcccCTTACGAAAGTAACATGGCTCCGATCCAaatcaaaaggaaggaaggaatgaatgaaccaaAGATGGAGATGGGGATCCCAGACCCCTGTTTTGGTCTCTTGATGGTCACTGGACACAGATTCAGAGCAGCTTGCAAGAAGAAActgatatttttgtttctcttcccaGGATCTTAGCATGCTTCACCATCCCTTCTCCTAAAGCCAACCCTGTCTGCCCCTAGGCTCACCCGATAATTGTCTCCAGAGCCTCCAAGGAGGCGATTGCCCTCTTTGCTTGTTTcctagggagagagaaaaaggagaggagtTGATGGGGAGGCAGGCGGGCAGGGGGACGAGAGGGCAGGGAAGTAGGGTGTCGGTGAGGGATTCCTGAATCGGGGGACTGAGACATGAGCATGACAGAGGACTTCCCAGAGGCCTGAGAAAGAGGTCCTTCTCTGAGGGAAGTTCCATCTGCCCTGAGATCTCGTTTCAAGCTCCTGTGGGTCGGGTGGCTGCTCACTTACGATGTGCATAGATAACATCGCCATCTCTGTTTATGTTCATTTCTGCAAGCCGCCCAAAATCCATCAGGGAGGGCTTTGCCAGCAAAGCATCCGAATTCTCTCCTGGCTTTGGAGCTGGAGTGATCCAGGCTGTTACACTAAATTGACTCAAACTGAAGGACCCTGTCTGGGCTGATTGGCATTAGTAAAAAAAGGGGATGCTAGCTGGAGAGCCAGTGGGGGCTGAGGCGGCATAGAGTAGACTGGCTGGTCCCCTCTTAAGGGAGAGGTGGGCTCCTCTGGAGTCCTGCTTTATCTGCTGTGAAACATGGCGAATTCCCAGACCCATCAGTACTTCCTCGTTCCCAGAGCTCTCAGGTAGACCTGGCAGGGATGTGGGACCACCTGTCTGCCAGTATTGCTCCTGGAGAACAGACCTCAACCCCACTTACTACCGGCACAGTCTCTGACCCCACATCTACCATCCTCTTACCCTCATGTTGCTGGAAACTCCCTGTCCTCTGAAGCCCTGCAGGGTGAGACAAAGAAACACAGACCCCTGCTGAAGATCCTGAGGCCACCCCCGAAAATTAATGTATTGATTTAATATGATTAAGAATCCTAATGGCACTCTCTTTTGGAACTGGTCCGAACACTGACATTTTTTTAGGAGGATGAAAGTCTAAGAATAGGTAAGAAAACACTGGAAAAGATAAATGGTAAGTGAAGATAAGAGGTAGATTGTAACATAACTCTAAAGCTACCATAAATAAAGCAGTCCTGTCCGACAGAATTCCCAGAAACTCCCCAAAATACTAAGGTATTTACAAGAGGCATTTTAAATCAGTGGTTGAAGTGATTGAATACATGGGACTGGGAATATCAGTGAAGTATTTTGGGGGAAAATTTTAGTTCTAGCTCATCAATTTCCTCCTCTCTGTTTTTAACCAGTTTTCCCCTCATAAAGGAGGACACAGCTCAGATACAAAGCACAGGGTAAGTCTGGTTAGATGGAGGGGTGGGACTAGACAGCATATAGGAAAACAAAGTCCAGATGCATCCCAGTTAAATTGAAAAAGTGAAATTGCAGGAGTATGCATAGTGCTAGAAGAAAATTACCTTAAAGCGGTACACCAAGAGCAAAAACCATAGAGGAAAAGATGGCTGCTTTTTGACTACTTATATACTTAAAACTGCGgtatattaaaaaacaagaaaagtccgggtgcagtagctcatgcctgtaatcccagcactttgagaggcagaggcggacagatcacctgagatcaggagtttgagaccagcctggccaacatggtgaaaccccgtctctactaaaaatacaaaaaaaaaatagccagaggtggtggctggcgtctgtaatcccagctactcgggaggctgaggtaagagaatcgcttgaacccaggaggtggagtttccagtgagctcagatcgcaccactgccctccagcctgggtaacagagcgggactccatctcaaaaaggaaaaaaacacaaactagAAAGAGGGTTACAAAtgggaagaaattttttttaaaaaaccagtttGTTCCCATAAAAGGTTAGTATCCCTCATAGATTATCCAAAAAGAGATGTCTCTACTCAGCCCCAGCACCTCCGGTCTGGCCTTGCCCCTGGCCACGTGGGTCCTTTCCCACCAACGCCTCACCCAGGAGCTTGTTAGCAACGCGGCTAACCGGCTCAGCCCGACCCAGCCCTGTTAGAGCAACCTGCACTTTCACAAGATCTCCGTGACACTAACTCTCAGCACCACAGGTGCTGACATAAAGCCCACATTTCCAGCAAAACTGGGGGGAATGTTTTTCCGAAGCACTCTGAATCCCCCAGAGTTCACCACAGTCTGTTCCCCGGCTGGATAGAGGACACTTAAGACAATTGTGCTTCTAAAAGGACCGGTTTACATGGAATTTCTCCCAGCCCCATCTGTGGTATAAGGTGAGGTATATCACAGCAAGATTTGCAATTAATTAGTACTTTGGAAATCGTTAGCATTTTTAGGAGTGCATTTGGTTTCTTCTGCCGAAATAGTCAGTTCCCTGCAGACAAGGCAGGAGGGGGTTGAGCAGAGTTGAGTTAGGAGGAGCGGGCACAGTCCTGGGCAGGAACTGCAGTCCCCAGGAGACTTAAGAGACTTTGGCTCTCACCTGAATCCCAGATTCCCCGCTCCCGCGGGCTTCATTCCCTGGCTTTTCACACTGCCGAGGAGAGAAAGGGGAGACTTTCCCTCAGTCCCCTCCCAGACCAGTCCCAGCCCCAAAATGGCAGCATTTTAACCCTGGGGCGAGCCGCTTCCGCTCCACCTCCGCGGCCATCCAGCCCCATCTCCGCGGAGCCTTGGCTCCCCGATCCTGCGAGTGAAACCAGctgctcttcttttccttcccgCGGTTGGTGGGAGATTCACGCCAGCCACTCACCCCGGGTTTATGTCCATTTCCTCCGCCGCTCCCACCGTGGTTGCCGGAGGAGGAGCCGGTGCTGGATCCCTGCAGGGGAAAGCAAGATTTCAAACGCTGTCCTAAAGGACCTAAAGGGGACCCAGTCGTTCCCAGCGGTGTTACAGATTTGTTGGAACCCCAATCAGATTCCAGTCCTCTTTCCAACCTCCAGACCTTCCCCCTCTTTAGCCTGTTGGTCGCTGCAGGAAGTTATTCCGAGCATGGAGAAGGCCAGGTGTGGCCGAGGGTATTTGGAGAACCTGAGCTGCTGCCCACCGCAGGCCGGGGGTGGGAACCCCTGGAGCCCGGCCGCGCAGTAGCCGCGATCCTGCCACCAGAGGGCAGCAAGTGGAAGGGACCCTAGAGCCCTCACCTGGGAGCGGCCGTAGCTGCCTTGGTCACCATTCCCAGAACTGCCCTAGATGGGGGAGAGGAGGATCATACGGGGAGCGGCGCATGAGAGCAGCTCAGGTTATTCGGCTTATTGTGTCCACGCACCTCCTCCTGTCTGACACTTTTCCCGACCCCCGAGGAAGCCAGATGTGGCTCCCTCTCCAGCTCGACTCCAAGACACGGGATGGGAGAGGCCGTCAGCCAAGGGGTTGGACAGGCCATTGACCAGGAGGCTGGAGAGACTGCCGGCTCTGGAGTCAGTGAGGCCCGGGGCCCTGGGGTGGCAGCTGCGGGGTCACAGCGCCCCTTCCTGCCCTCACACCCATCGTGCAGGGGCCCCATGTGTGAATGTCGTCTGCACCCGTCGCTCTGTCAGCGTCCGTAGGTCTCCCGGATCACAGTCCTGCCCCCATTCTCCTGGGAGCTTCCCAGACAAGTGTCATATTCTCCCATGTCCCCCTCTTTCTCCGCCACCCAACGGTCTCCTGAGACTTGCCAAGTGGACTTGACTGCAAGAGCTTAGACAGGCGGGATAACGTCCCCACCATCACAGAGTGGAAAATAGGGATACAGAGTCAGAAGCTGTGGGGTGGCTCTGGCAGAAACGATAGTGCACGCATCAGGGGCACAGCATGGGTGGGgaacaggaggctgagggagcctCAGGGTGACGACTATCAGCGAGGCTGCCTATCCTGGGGCAGCGGCAGCTTTCAGAGAAACTTGGAGCCCTCTCCCGGCAGGGACCACTAGGGCCTCaccccatctcagccttccacagAGGTGCCAAACTCACCCAGGAGGACTCACTGCCGCTGTCACCTCTGCTGCCAccattgttgctgctgctgccaccactgttgccactgctgccaccactgctgctgccactgctgttGCCACCGCTGTTGCCGCCACCGCTGTtgccactgctgccaccactgctgctgccaccactgctgctgcCATTGTTGTTGTCACCAttgctgccactgccactgctgccactgccactgctgccTGACTGTGAGCCGCTGCCTCCCTGAGGGGCAGGAAGGGAGCAGGGCTGGGATTAAAGACAGAGCACCAAGACgggcccctcctccctccctctccacccaGGCCATATTCCATGATGCCCAGTCTAAGGGGAGCAGAACTTCTCCAATTCCTCCTGGTGCACAACTCCTGGGTTGCCCCTCTCCACTCACCCCAGAGTTGCTGGAGCCTCCGCCTGAGCCAGATGGTGGGGGGTTAGTGCACTGTCGAGGGAAAGGGATGGTGAGTTTGGGGACGGTGAGTTTGGAGACTTTGGCCTCGGCCATGGACACAGGCCAGGCCTCTCCCATTCTTTAGGGCTTGGCTTCCTTTCTCCTAATGTGTTTCTCCCACCTCCCCTTCCCATTTGcctcctccccaggcccaggcccgtctcttcctttttttttttttttttttttttttgagacagggtctcactctgttgctcaggctggagtgcagtgatgcgatctcggctcactgcaacctccatctcccaggttcaagtgattctcctgcctccgcctcccaagtggctgcgattacaggcgcatgccaccatgaccggctgatttttgtatttttagtgaagacagagtttcaccatgttgaccaggctggtcttgaactcctgacctcaggtgatccacgtgccttggcctcccaaagtgctgggattacaggcgtgagccacctcgcccagccccatCTCTTCCTCTCACCCCAATCCCTCCACTCCCCCATCTTgctttcctctttgtctttccCCAGCTCTCCGTAGCCTGCACCCAGTGGCTTCTTCATTTGTTCCCAGCCCCTTCCTCTTACCCCTTCATTCTGGTTGCTGGCTCTCACTGCACCGTAGCCAGGCTGGGCCACAGCTCCCTGCAGAGAGGGTGAGACTGAGAGTAGGATCCAGAGGGACCAGGGAGGCACGCGGAGCATGTGAgcttggagggagggaggtggcaggTAGCAGGTCTGGGGGTGACTTTACCTGAGTGTTGGTCCCAAAGTTTGGTGGCCCTCCATTGCCTCCTTGACCCCAGGGAGCTCCCTGAGGGTTGATTCCAAAGCTGCCTGCTGAGTTTCCGGGGTATCCGTGGACCCACGGAGTCCCCAGACCTCCAGGAttgccctggccctggcctccaAGGCCACCTTGAGAGCCAAAGATGCCATGGCCTCCAGAAGTTTCCTGCAAGAACAACATACCTGCACTTAGTGGGACCATCTCTGACCCTGGTAGAGAAGAGCCAGGGCAAATCATAGAGAGACcgggagagagacaggcagagggacTCCAGGGTGGCATAGGATGGGGGCGGAACATAGAAGGAAGCTGCCCCAGAACTGCAAGTAAGAGATCCATCCATCCTTTCAACCATTTCCCAAGAATCTCAGCCCAGCAGCCCACAGCCTCCCATTTCCACACGCAGCCCCACAGCCACTCACCCAAGCACCACTGTGGTCAGGCACCCCCTGCCAGGAGCTGCGGACAGCATCTGCTCTGTGTCGAATGACGTCTTCCGCCTGTCTGCCAATCTCATGCCCAGTGTTTCCCAGAGCATGGGCTGCTTCCCCGACCCTGTTGCCCAAAGCATCTGCTGCGCCAAAGCCTGGAACCTGCCTGACTCCAGTGCCAACTGCTTCTCTGGTCCCTTGGCCAAGGGCCTCACTGACTTTAGAGCCGGCTGCCCCTCCGGCCTCTTTGCCAATGGCCTTTCCCACCCCTTGGCTCAGGGCGTCTCCCATGCCATGTCCGATGGCCTCCCCAATATTTGTCCCAGTGCTTTCCCCTCCGCTCTGCAGGGGGCCAGCCTCCCCACTGCCCAGGCAGAGGGCCAGCAGGAGGCAGGCCAGGGACCCCTGGAACTTCATCTCTGCCCAGCCCCCTCTCTCTCCAGAGTGTCTTCCTCCCACCAGGGTCTCCTCCTTGCTGCCCTTGCTCTGCGTCTGTGtgccctcctctttcctcctccttcggactccctgtcctccctccctctgggTCTGCAGCCTTCTCTCTCCTGTCCTCAACTGCCCGGGCTTCTCAGAGTCCACCTCCCTGTCACTACTCCTTATACTCTAGGTTGGGAGAAGGTGACAGGGCTGGGCAACCTGAGGTCCCTCCCCGCAGTGACTCAGGGCCCAGCCACCGATAGGGTAATCAGCTGTTATTGTGAGTCTGAGAGTCTCTGTCGAAACAGAGAGTGAGCTGcatcagggagggagggagggataaacGGATGAGGTGATGCAAAAGTGCTCCCATTTCCCAACCCCAGGCATTCGGGGcactgggtgggggcaggggcatcCAAGGAGACAGGTTGTCGTTGGCTCCTGGAggcggtggggtgggggcagactTAGAAGAGAGGAGTTACTGGCAGAACCCCACCAAGGGAGTAAGGACAGGGAAGCCCCAGGGGACAGGACCCACCCAGGCTCAGCCAGCCTGGCTCAGGGGCTCCAGAGTGACAGGCACTGCCCGTCCTCGGCCTTTCTCAGTTTCAGCACCTtagcctctcctctccctctcccctcccgcATTGCCACCTACAGGTGACTGCCCTCTTGTTCCTCCACCCCTTCCAGCCTGCAGAGAGAGACTGGCAGTCGCGGGGCTGCGTGTCAGCTTCTGAGGTTCTGGGGAGAGCCCCCGGGGGAACCCTCGGTGTTGGGGAAGGAGGTGGCTGTAGCCCTTTGAGTGGTCAGCAGGGTGTCTCAGCGTTCAGGCTGCTCCCGGCTGAGAAAGCTGGGCGCGGAGCAGGGCAGCCGGGCACGCCAGCCACCCCCGGGGAACGAGTGGGAGGGAAGGCCAAGGGAGGGAGCCGCTGACCCAGGCGCCCATCCTGTTTACGCAGCCCTAGAGGGGCACGTGTGAGTATAAGCGCCTATGAGGGGCGGGACTGGGCCAGCTCACCCCACCCATCCCCCAGGCCAGGGGCCAGGGCAGCAATGGCAAGCGAGAAGAGGGTAGCGCAAGGTCAGGAGCCATCCGTGAGCACCACGGCCCTCTACCCAGTCCCAGCTCGGGATACAGAACCTGGGAGCCTCCCCCCGCCTCACCCCTGCCCAGCAAGTGTGGCTGCTTCTCTATTCCCAGGGGCCACAGGGCCTCCCACTGTTTTGTATCACTGGGGTTCATCGCCCAGTTAGGAGGGGCCAGTTTCCATCAGCCTTTCTCAATGTCTCTCAGTcagtctctctcttctctccacccCAATATCCGCACCCCAGCTTATAACATCCAACACTTCTTACCTTGTAAACACTATCCCCATCTGTCCTCCTCAGCTCCTACTTCCCTGTTATTCCATCTCTAACTCGTTAATGATGATAATAGCGAtggtggtaataataataataataataattacagctCCAGCTTATCAGCGGTTCTGTATGTACCCAGCATTGGACTAAGCACAAGCAGTTTAAGAATTATACAACTCTGGGAGatagttctttttttctagagacagggtct from Pan paniscus chromosome 20, NHGRI_mPanPan1-v2.0_pri, whole genome shotgun sequence encodes the following:
- the DMKN gene encoding dermokine isoform X24 produces the protein MKFQGSLACLLLALCLGSGEAGPLQSGGESTGTNIGEAIGHGMGDALSQGVGKAIGKEAGGAAGSKVSEALGQGTREAVGTGVRQVPGFGAADALGNRVGEAAHALGNTGHEIGRQAEDVIRHRADAVRSSWQGVPDHSGAWETSGGHGIFGSQGGLGGQGQGNPGGLGTPWVHGYPGNSAGSFGINPQGAPWGQGGNGGPPNFGTNTQGAVAQPGYGAVRASNQNEGCTNPPPSGSGGGSSNSGGGSGSQSGSSGSGSSGSGSNGDNNNGSSSGGSSSGGSSGNSGGGNSGGNSSGSSSGGSSGNSGGSSSNNGGSRGDSGSESSWGSSTGSSSGNHGGSGGGNGHKPGCEKPGNEARGSGESGIQGFRGQGVSSNMRETSKEGNRLLGGSGDNYRGQGSSWGSGGGDAVGGVNTVNSETSPGMFNFDTFWKNFKSKLGFINWDAINKDFKQNTPFLNWKAIIEGADASSLQKRAGRADQNYNYNQHAYPTAYGGQYSVKTPAKGGVSPSSSASRVQPGLLQWVKFW
- the DMKN gene encoding dermokine isoform X35, with the protein product MKFQGSLACLLLALCLGSGEAGPLQSGGESTGTNIGEAIGHGMGDALSQGVGKAIGKEAGGAAGSKVSEALGQGTREAVGTGVRQVPGFGAADALGNRVGEAAHALGNTGHEIGRQAEDVIRHRADAVRSSWQGVPDHSGAWETSGGHGIFGSQGGLGGQGQGNPGGLGTPWVHGYPGNSAGSFGINPQGAPWGQGGNGGPPNFGTNTQGAVAQPGYGAVRASNQNEGCTNPPPSGSGGGSSNSGGGSGSQSGSSGSGSSGSGSNGDNNNGSSSGGSSSGGSSGNSGGGNSGGNSSGSSSGGSSGNSGGSSSNNGGSRGDSGSESSWGSSTGSSSGNHGGSGGGNGHKPGGFRGQGVSSNMRETSKEGNRLLGGSGDNYRNSETSPGMFNFDTFWKNFKSKLGFINWDAINKNQVPPPSTRALLYFSRLWEDFKQNTPFLNWKAIIEGADASSLQKRAGRADQNYNYNQHAYPTAYGGQYSVKTPAKGGVSPSSSASRVQPGLLQWVKFW
- the DMKN gene encoding dermokine isoform X30; this encodes MKFQGSLACLLLALCLGSGEAGPLQSGGESTGTNIGEAIGHGMGDALSQGVGKAIGKEAGGAAGSKVSEALGQGTREAVGTGVRQVPGFGAADALGNRVGEAAHALGNTGHEIGRQAEDVIRHRADAVRSSWQGVPDHSGAWETSGGHGIFGSQGGLGGQGQGNPGGLGTPWVHGYPGNSAGSFGINPQGAPWGQGGNGGPPNFGTNTQGAVAQPGYGAVRASNQNEGCTNPPPSGSGGGSSNSGGGSGSQSGSSGSGSSGSGSNGDNNNGSSSGGSSSGGSSGNSGGGNSGGNSSGSSSGGSSGNSGGSSSNNGGSRGDSGSESSWGSSTGSSSGNHGGSGGGNGHKPGCEKPGNEARGSGESGIQGFRGQGVSSNMRETSKEGNRLLGGSGDNYRNSETSPGMFNFDTFWKNFKSKLGFINWDAINKDFKQNTPFLNWKAIIEGADASSLQKRAGRADQPGAGWQEVAAVTSKNYNYNQHAYPTAYGGQYSVKTPAKGGVSPSSSASRVQPGLLQWVKFW
- the DMKN gene encoding dermokine isoform X32; translated protein: MKFQGSLACLLLALCLGSGEAGPLQSGGESTGTNIGEAIGHGMGDALSQGVGKAIGKEAGGAAGSKVSEALGQGTREAVGTGVRQVPGFGAADALGNRVGEAAHALGNTGHEIGRQAEDVIRHRADAVRSSWQGVPDHSGAWETSGGHGIFGSQGGLGGQGQGNPGGLGTPWVHGYPGNSAGSFGINPQGAPWGQGGNGGPPNFGTNTQGAVAQPGYGAVRASNQNEGCTNPPPSGSGGGSSNSGGGSGSQSGSSGSGSSGSGSNGDNNNGSSSGGSSSGGSSGNSGGGNSGGNSSGSSSGGSSGNSGGSSSNNGGSRGDSGSESSWGSSTGSSSGNHGGSGGGNGHKPGCEKPGNEARGSGESGIQETSKEGNRLLGGSGDNYRNSETSPGMFNFDTFWKNFKSKLGFINWDAINKNQVPPPSTRALLYFSRLWEDFKQNTPFLNWKAIIEGADASSLQKRAGRADQNYNYNQHAYPTAYGGQYSVKTPAKGGVSPSSSASRVQPGLLQWVKFW
- the DMKN gene encoding dermokine isoform X19, whose protein sequence is MKFQGSLACLLLALCLGSGEAGPLQSGGESTGTNIGEAIGHGMGDALSQGVGKAIGKEAGGAAGSKVSEALGQGTREAVGTGVRQVPGFGAADALGNRVGEAAHALGNTGHEIGRQAEDVIRHRADAVRSSWQGVPDHSGAWETSGGHGIFGSQGGLGGQGQGNPGGLGTPWVHGYPGNSAGSFGINPQGAPWGQGGNGGPPNFGTNTQGAVAQPGYGAVRASNQNEGCTNPPPSGSGGGSSNSGGGSGSQSGSSGSGSSGSGSNGDNNNGSSSGGSSSGGSSGNSGGGNSGGNSSGSSSGGSSGNSGGSSSNNGGSRGDSGSESSWGSSTGSSSGNHGGSGGGNGHKPGCEKPGNEARGSGESGIQETSKEGNRLLGGSGDNYRGQGSSWGSGGGDAVGGVNTVNSETSPGMFNFDTFWKNFKSKLGFINWDAINKNQVPPPSTRALLYFSRLWEDFKQNTPFLNWKAIIEGADASSLQKRAGRADQNYNYNQHAYPTAYGGQYSVKTPAKGGVSPSSSASRVQPGLLQWVKFW
- the DMKN gene encoding dermokine isoform X29, producing MKFQGSLACLLLALCLGSGEAGPLQSGGESTGTNIGEAIGHGMGDALSQGVGKAIGKEAGGAAGSKVSEALGQGTREAVGTGVRQVPGFGAADALGNRVGEAAHALGNTGHEIGRQAEDVIRHRADAVRSSWQGVPDHSGAWETSGGHGIFGSQGGLGGQGQGNPGGLGTPWVHGYPGNSAGSFGINPQGAPWGQGGNGGPPNFGTNTQGAVAQPGYGAVRASNQNEGCTNPPPSGSGGGSSNSGGGSGSQSGSSGSGSSGSGSNGDNNNGSSSGGSSSGGSSGNSGGGNSGGNSSGSSSGGSSGNSGGSSSNNGGSRGDSGSESSWGSSGNGDQGSYGRSQGSSTGSSSGNHGGSGGGNGHKPGCEKPGNEARGSGESGIQGFRGQGVSSNMRETSKEGNRLLGGSGDNYRNSETSPGMFNFDTFWKNFKSKLGFINWDAINKDFKQNTPFLNWKAIIEGADASSLQKRAGRADQNYNYNQHAYPTAYGGQYSVKTPAKGGVSPSSSASRVQPGLLQWVKFW
- the DMKN gene encoding dermokine isoform X44; protein product: MLGITSCSDQQAKEGEGLEGSSTGSSSGNHGGSGGGNGHKPGCEKPGNEARGSGESGIQGFRGQGVSSNMRETSKEGNRLLGGSGDNYRNSETSPGMFNFDTFWKNFKSKLGFINWDAINKNQVPPPSTRALLYFSRLWEDFKQNTPFLNWKAIIEGADASSLQKRAGRADQNYNYNQHAYPTAYGGQYSVKTPAKGGVSPSSSASRVQPGLLQWVKFW
- the DMKN gene encoding dermokine isoform X26, translating into MKFQGSLACLLLALCLGSGEAGPLQSGGESTGTNIGEAIGHGMGDALSQGVGKAIGKEAGGAAGSKVSEALGQGTREAVGTGVRQVPGFGAADALGNRVGEAAHALGNTGHEIGRQAEDVIRHRADAVRSSWQGVPDHSGAWETSGGHGIFGSQGGLGGQGQGNPGGLGTPWVHGYPGNSAGSFGINPQGAPWGQGGNGGPPNFGTNTQGAVAQPGYGAVRASNQNEGCTNPPPSGSGGGSSNSGGGSGSQSGSSGSGSSGSGSNGDNNNGSSSGGSSSGGSSGNSGGGNSGGNSSGSSSGGSSGNSGGSSSNNGGSRGDSGSESSWGSSGNGDQGSYGRSQGSSTGSSSGNHGGSGGGNGHKPGETSKEGNRLLGGSGDNYRNSETSPGMFNFDTFWKNFKSKLGFINWDAINKNQVPPPSTRALLYFSRLWEDFKQNTPFLNWKAIIEGADASSLQKRAGRADQPGAGWQEVAAVTSKNYNYNQHAYPTAYGGQYSVKTPAKGGVSPSSSASRVQPGLLQWVKFW
- the DMKN gene encoding dermokine isoform X31 produces the protein MKFQGSLACLLLALCLGSGEAGPLQSGGESTGTNIGEAIGHGMGDALSQGVGKAIGKEAGGAAGSKVSEALGQGTREAVGTGVRQVPGFGAADALGNRVGEAAHALGNTGHEIGRQAEDVIRHRADAVRSSWQGVPDHSGAWETSGGHGIFGSQGGLGGQGQGNPGGLGTPWVHGYPGNSAGSFGINPQGAPWGQGGNGGPPNFGTNTQGAVAQPGYGAVRASNQNEGCTNPPPSGSGGGSSNSGGGSGSQSGSSGSGSSGSGSNGDNNNGSSSGGSSSGGSSGNSGGGNSGGNSSGSSSGGSSGNSGGSSSNNGGSRGDSGSESSWGSSTGSSSGNHGGSGGGNGHKPGETSKEGNRLLGGSGDNYRGQGSSWGSGGGDAVGGVNTVNSETSPGMFNFDTFWKNFKSKLGFINWDAINKNQVPPPSTRALLYFSRLWEDFKQNTPFLNWKAIIEGADASSLQKRAGRADQNYNYNQHAYPTAYGGQYSVKTPAKGGVSPSSSASRVQPGLLQWVKFW